One genomic segment of Hymenobacter psoromatis includes these proteins:
- a CDS encoding HNH endonuclease translates to MRRRLQRHQAAAEATARAHAEADFHCGLCEREVQHTSRHHLVPREEGGRYSMTVDLCQPCHSSVHRFLTNRELAHHYPTVDALRAAEPLQGYLSWIRKNNVEKIRNCRGKDY, encoded by the coding sequence ATGCGCCGCCGCCTGCAACGCCACCAAGCTGCTGCCGAAGCCACTGCCCGCGCCCATGCCGAAGCCGATTTTCATTGCGGCCTCTGCGAGCGCGAGGTGCAGCACACCAGCCGCCACCACCTGGTGCCCCGCGAAGAAGGCGGCCGCTACAGCATGACCGTGGACCTGTGCCAGCCCTGCCACAGCAGTGTGCACCGCTTCCTCACCAACCGCGAGCTGGCCCACCACTACCCCACCGTAGATGCCCTGCGCGCCGCCGAGCCCCTGCAAGGCTACCTGAGTTGGATTCGAAAAAACAACGTGGAAAAAATCCGTAACTGCAGGGGGAAGGATTACTAA
- a CDS encoding AAA family ATPase, whose amino-acid sequence MKIISLRFANLNSLPGPHLIRFDAAPLADTGLFAIIGPTGAGKSTLLDAIAVGLYGRVPRHDRQVGEMVSRHAPGAWSEVEFEVHQTDADTGQTARVRYRSRWEVRRKTRGDDKGSLGQDAMTLVFSPSGEAVISGKEAVPAKVSELSGLDFGQFEQAVLLSQGKFARFLHAPEKERSALLEKMTNVGIYSQLSVAAFEKAKAEKQQTELLAARLNATRLLTDDERRALDAQLDALSEAAEQHHEETQELNVGLTWRTILDQLDKQLRDTAREAENLRQAASTLQPEFARLAGHQRANTKELATPLALAEVAQEALERGTEQLEKLAHDLPHLAATTDTAASVLEAATDAHLTAQTKEDDLRPVLETARDQDAALATTRQQVAKKRAAHAHNLGTHQQAQTTWNDQTRALQGLADQQTTLDNWLIAHSHEAELKSQLNELSREIIDLQGAQREVATREARRGELLKNQQTAAADRHRQQQLEAEANTRQQALKDEGQPCRTERDALLLNTTPAALAQHADDLTIQLQGLQLLLPKAEATHEQQTRATSLAIYLQEEAPALATAATAVGHLETRRADGQQLLDSYRRELRAQQALADLNDHRQHLRAGQPCPLCGALEHALAADFAADADAQELRVTQQQQALAILEEELRAAAQDLTRRQTEQQQRQQQQQEALDAAEAARHQAQELAAALLPTPPAPADPTAVRALLTDTAAAQATAVANRRRLTVLDEKLAILREKYLAAGQEATAAQGEIRLLAQRQDATAEELRQLAAELAHWREQAEIYQGTIREILRPHQLALPAQPPYDGVLATLEERANTYESQRAALAEGRDKLLERRTQHKVKGGELAARQQQLMADKELLDAEQLALEEQQAARLAHYPGPDPAAEAAQLRRHTQQLAEAMQSAQAHHARQQQQLAIGLSAQAALQTQVAAHRTAHGARQAELTAALTAAGFATADEAQALLLPPPEAERLHQRRQDHLTVTAATDRRLADLTAEQQHHAEAGLTPRSAPELTAQLAALSAADDILQQQLGAVSNQLVQDDAARQQLAEGLRELQARQQEEQRWQDLAEQIGSARGDKFAQFAQGLTLSHLARLANLRLRQLTGRYTIFKTPNRNLELQIIDHDQADTIRPMASLSGGESFLVSLALALGLSELAGYKARIESLFIDEGFGTLDPDALNTALDALERLQHSGKMIGIISHVADLKERIGTQIRVQPGAGGNSTVSIVHVAAGTEISCED is encoded by the coding sequence ATGAAGATTATCAGCCTGCGCTTTGCCAACCTCAACTCGCTACCCGGCCCCCACCTCATCCGGTTCGATGCCGCGCCGCTGGCCGACACGGGCTTGTTTGCCATCATTGGGCCCACGGGGGCGGGCAAGAGCACGCTGCTCGATGCCATTGCGGTGGGCCTCTACGGGCGGGTGCCGCGCCACGACCGCCAGGTGGGCGAAATGGTGAGCCGCCACGCGCCGGGCGCGTGGTCGGAGGTGGAGTTTGAGGTGCACCAGACCGATGCCGACACCGGCCAAACGGCGCGGGTGCGCTACCGCTCGCGCTGGGAGGTGCGGCGCAAAACCCGCGGCGACGACAAGGGCAGCCTGGGCCAAGATGCCATGACGCTGGTTTTCAGCCCGTCGGGCGAGGCCGTTATCAGCGGTAAGGAAGCGGTGCCGGCGAAGGTCAGCGAACTGTCGGGGCTCGATTTCGGACAGTTTGAGCAGGCCGTGCTGCTGAGCCAGGGCAAATTTGCGCGCTTCCTGCACGCGCCCGAAAAGGAGCGAAGCGCGCTACTCGAAAAGATGACCAACGTGGGCATTTACTCGCAGCTGTCGGTGGCGGCGTTTGAGAAAGCCAAGGCGGAAAAGCAGCAAACCGAGCTGCTGGCCGCCCGCCTCAATGCTACCCGCCTGCTGACCGACGACGAGCGCCGCGCCCTCGACGCCCAGCTCGACGCGCTGAGCGAGGCCGCCGAGCAGCACCATGAAGAAACACAGGAGCTGAACGTGGGTCTCACTTGGCGCACCATCCTGGACCAGCTCGACAAGCAGCTGCGCGATACCGCCCGCGAGGCAGAAAACCTGCGCCAAGCTGCTAGCACCTTGCAGCCCGAGTTTGCGCGGCTGGCCGGCCATCAGCGCGCCAATACCAAAGAGCTGGCTACCCCCCTCGCCCTGGCCGAAGTGGCCCAGGAAGCCCTGGAGCGCGGCACCGAGCAGCTGGAAAAATTAGCGCACGACCTGCCCCACCTGGCGGCTACTACCGACACCGCCGCCTCGGTGTTGGAAGCCGCTACCGATGCCCACCTCACCGCTCAAACCAAAGAGGACGACCTGCGCCCGGTTCTGGAAACTGCCCGCGACCAGGATGCGGCCCTGGCCACCACGCGGCAGCAGGTGGCAAAAAAACGGGCGGCCCACGCCCATAACCTCGGCACCCACCAGCAGGCGCAGACGACCTGGAACGACCAGACGCGGGCGCTGCAAGGACTGGCTGACCAGCAAACCACGCTGGACAACTGGCTCATCGCTCACAGCCACGAGGCCGAATTAAAAAGCCAGCTGAACGAGTTGAGCCGCGAAATTATTGACCTGCAAGGGGCTCAGCGCGAGGTGGCGACCCGCGAGGCAAGGCGAGGGGAATTGCTCAAAAATCAGCAAACTGCCGCCGCCGACCGCCACCGCCAGCAGCAGCTGGAAGCCGAGGCCAACACCCGCCAGCAAGCTCTTAAGGACGAGGGCCAGCCCTGCCGCACCGAGCGCGACGCGCTACTACTCAACACTACCCCCGCCGCCCTGGCCCAGCACGCCGACGACCTCACTATCCAGCTGCAAGGGCTTCAACTGCTGCTGCCCAAGGCCGAGGCAACCCACGAGCAGCAGACACGGGCGACGAGCTTAGCTATTTACTTACAAGAAGAAGCGCCGGCCCTGGCTACGGCCGCCACCGCCGTAGGCCACCTCGAAACCCGGCGCGCCGATGGGCAGCAGCTACTCGACAGCTACCGGCGCGAGCTGCGCGCCCAGCAGGCTCTGGCCGACCTCAATGACCACCGCCAGCACTTGCGGGCAGGCCAGCCGTGTCCGCTTTGCGGCGCGCTGGAACACGCCTTGGCCGCCGATTTTGCCGCCGATGCCGACGCGCAGGAGCTACGCGTGACGCAGCAGCAGCAAGCCCTGGCTATCCTCGAAGAGGAGCTGCGCGCCGCCGCCCAGGACCTCACGCGCCGCCAAACCGAGCAGCAGCAGCGCCAGCAGCAGCAGCAGGAAGCCCTCGATGCTGCCGAAGCGGCCCGCCACCAGGCGCAGGAACTGGCCGCTGCCCTCCTCCCTACCCCCCCCGCGCCGGCCGACCCGACCGCCGTGCGCGCGCTGCTCACCGACACGGCCGCCGCCCAGGCTACGGCCGTGGCCAACCGCCGCCGGCTCACCGTGCTGGATGAGAAGCTGGCCATTTTGCGCGAAAAATACCTGGCTGCCGGCCAGGAAGCTACCGCCGCGCAGGGCGAAATTCGCCTGTTGGCGCAGCGCCAGGACGCAACCGCGGAAGAGTTGCGCCAGCTGGCCGCCGAGCTGGCGCATTGGCGCGAGCAAGCCGAAATCTACCAGGGCACTATCCGGGAGATTCTTCGTCCTCACCAGCTGGCGCTGCCCGCCCAGCCGCCCTACGATGGCGTGCTGGCCACGCTGGAAGAACGCGCAAACACCTACGAATCGCAGCGGGCAGCGCTGGCCGAAGGGCGGGATAAGCTCCTGGAACGCCGCACGCAGCATAAGGTCAAGGGCGGAGAACTAGCAGCCCGGCAACAACAGCTAATGGCTGATAAAGAACTGCTCGACGCTGAGCAGCTGGCCCTGGAGGAGCAGCAAGCGGCCCGCCTGGCCCACTACCCCGGCCCCGACCCCGCCGCCGAAGCGGCGCAGCTGCGTCGCCACACCCAGCAGCTGGCCGAAGCCATGCAAAGCGCGCAGGCCCACCACGCCCGGCAGCAGCAGCAGCTGGCCATCGGGCTGAGTGCCCAGGCGGCGCTGCAAACCCAGGTGGCGGCCCACCGCACGGCCCACGGCGCGCGCCAGGCCGAGCTAACGGCGGCCCTGACCGCCGCGGGCTTTGCCACCGCCGACGAGGCCCAGGCGCTGCTCCTACCCCCCCCCGAGGCCGAGCGCCTGCATCAGCGCCGCCAGGACCACCTCACCGTCACCGCCGCCACCGACCGCCGCCTGGCCGACCTCACCGCCGAGCAGCAGCACCACGCCGAAGCGGGCCTTACCCCCCGCAGCGCGCCCGAGCTGACGGCTCAACTCGCCGCGCTCTCAGCCGCCGACGATATTTTGCAGCAGCAGCTCGGGGCCGTCAGCAACCAGCTGGTGCAGGACGATGCGGCCCGGCAACAATTGGCCGAGGGCCTGCGCGAACTGCAAGCGCGCCAGCAGGAAGAGCAGCGCTGGCAGGACCTGGCCGAGCAAATCGGCTCGGCGCGGGGCGATAAATTCGCGCAATTTGCTCAGGGCCTGACGCTCAGCCACCTGGCCCGGCTGGCCAACCTGCGCCTGCGCCAACTCACGGGCCGCTACACTATCTTCAAAACGCCGAACCGCAACCTGGAGCTGCAAATAATCGACCACGACCAAGCCGATACCATCCGCCCGATGGCCTCGCTTTCGGGCGGAGAAAGCTTCCTGGTAAGCCTAGCCTTAGCTTTGGGCCTGAGCGAGTTAGCTGGCTATAAGGCCCGCATCGAGTCGCTATTTATTGACGAGGGCTTTGGCACGCTCGACCCCGACGCCCTCAACACGGCCCTCGATGCGCTGGAGCGCCTGCAGCATTCGGGCAAGATGATTGGCATCATCTCGCACGTTGCCGACCTCAAGGAGCGCATCGGCACCCAGATTCGGGTGCAGCCGGGGGCCGGGGGCAATAGCACCGTATCTATTGTGCACGTGGCGGCCGGCACCGAAATCAGCTGTGAGGATTAA
- the sbcD gene encoding exonuclease subunit SbcD yields the protein MRVLHTADWHLGQHFLTGHERLTEQRAFLNWLLAAVRQESVEALVLAGDVFDTTTPSHAAQELYYDFLVRLQSTGCRDVVIVGGNHDSPTLLNASRSLLRALRIHVVGGVPVEVNEQIISLNTSSGQPGLVVCAVPFLRDRDLRLAVAGETPDERQARIRDSIAGHYLALSEHEVVRGLRERDVPVLATGHLYAAGGEAREGAERDVHIGGLGVVGAEHFPAAFDYVALGHLHRPQIVGGRAHIRYSGAPVPLSFTEADDKQQVLLLDFTGAGPPVITPLPVPVARRLQRFHGGLDEVEVAILAFDNEAFSLVAWADVQVRSDESPSEVQRRIGAALKERRDHVLAPRGVRHQRLTNAPGLGPEADAPLEHLHELTVDEVFGRRVAGLPPERAAALTATFQELRQLLAEADPHAWGGEAAE from the coding sequence ATGCGCGTATTGCACACCGCCGACTGGCACCTGGGCCAGCACTTCCTTACCGGCCACGAGCGCCTCACCGAGCAACGGGCTTTCCTCAACTGGCTGCTGGCTGCCGTGCGGCAGGAGAGCGTAGAGGCCTTAGTGCTGGCCGGCGACGTGTTCGACACCACGACGCCCTCGCACGCGGCGCAGGAGCTATACTATGATTTTTTGGTGCGCCTGCAAAGCACCGGCTGCCGAGACGTGGTTATCGTGGGCGGCAATCACGACTCCCCTACCCTACTCAACGCCAGCCGAAGCCTGCTGCGAGCGCTACGCATCCACGTGGTAGGCGGCGTACCAGTTGAGGTTAATGAGCAGATTATCAGTTTAAATACCAGCAGCGGCCAGCCGGGCCTGGTGGTGTGCGCGGTGCCTTTTCTGCGCGACCGCGACCTGCGCCTGGCCGTGGCCGGCGAAACGCCCGACGAGCGTCAGGCGCGCATCCGCGACAGCATCGCGGGGCACTACCTGGCCCTGAGCGAGCACGAAGTGGTGCGCGGCCTGCGCGAGCGCGACGTGCCGGTGCTGGCCACCGGCCACCTCTACGCAGCCGGCGGCGAGGCCCGCGAGGGGGCCGAGCGCGACGTGCACATCGGCGGGCTGGGGGTAGTGGGGGCCGAGCACTTCCCGGCCGCCTTCGACTACGTGGCGCTGGGCCACTTGCACCGGCCGCAGATAGTGGGCGGGCGGGCGCACATCCGCTACTCGGGCGCGCCGGTGCCGCTCTCGTTCACCGAGGCCGATGATAAGCAGCAGGTGCTGCTGCTGGATTTTACCGGGGCCGGGCCACCCGTTATCACACCGCTGCCCGTGCCGGTGGCGCGCCGCCTGCAGCGCTTCCACGGTGGATTGGATGAGGTGGAGGTGGCCATCCTGGCCTTTGATAACGAGGCTTTTAGCCTGGTGGCCTGGGCCGACGTGCAGGTGCGCTCCGACGAATCACCCTCCGAAGTGCAGCGCCGCATCGGGGCGGCCCTCAAGGAGCGCCGCGACCACGTGCTGGCCCCGCGCGGCGTGCGCCACCAGCGCCTCACCAACGCGCCCGGCCTCGGGCCCGAGGCCGATGCGCCCCTGGAGCATTTGCACGAGCTGACGGTGGACGAGGTATTTGGCCGGCGCGTGGCGGGCCTACCCCCCGAGCGGGCCGCCGCCCTCACCGCCACCTTCCAGGAGCTACGCCAGCTGCTGGCCGAGGCTGACCCGCACGCCTGGGGCGGCGAAGCGGCGGAATAA
- a CDS encoding DUF6687 family protein has product MLNDQQGRYFVPFGEVRRQPTILVDSTGLGAALTLAHWRGAPTPPDLRDDTSAGSCLRALRAPATPGLAARAVTANHFDIDGFIGVWALLNPALALAHEELLRLVATLGDFRELNWQHPLADHALQLVCWLNAEEKSRFYEPFGAPAHRRREDEASAEKFIWFLPRFADMLRHPEAGRAAWEPEYRRVRQAVAALDGQLTQRTCYPEIGLAVVRTPAPVPYYALFGPTAGFDWVLSLYDGQRYELEAKYTTWIDLASRPTLPRLPLAALANRLNELETSAYRWAADPLTDTGPLLRLVARRLTKVERYADPDGRPIYASSLAAGAVEAEVVAFLREGYAGVEAKNYWTWAEVRGVGNGY; this is encoded by the coding sequence ATGTTAAATGACCAGCAGGGGCGCTATTTCGTGCCATTTGGGGAGGTGCGGCGGCAGCCGACGATACTTGTGGACAGCACTGGGTTGGGGGCGGCCCTCACGCTGGCGCACTGGCGCGGCGCGCCTACCCCCCCGGATTTGCGCGACGATACCAGCGCTGGCTCGTGCCTGCGCGCGCTGCGCGCGCCTGCCACGCCGGGCCTGGCGGCGCGGGCCGTCACGGCCAATCACTTTGATATTGACGGTTTTATCGGCGTGTGGGCGCTGCTGAACCCGGCTCTGGCGCTGGCCCACGAAGAATTACTGCGGCTGGTGGCCACGCTAGGCGACTTCCGCGAGCTAAACTGGCAACACCCGCTGGCCGACCACGCCCTGCAACTGGTGTGCTGGCTGAACGCGGAGGAAAAAAGCCGCTTCTACGAGCCCTTCGGCGCGCCCGCCCACCGCCGGCGCGAAGACGAGGCTTCGGCCGAAAAATTCATCTGGTTTCTGCCGCGCTTCGCCGATATGTTGCGGCACCCCGAGGCCGGCCGCGCCGCCTGGGAGCCCGAATATAGGCGCGTGCGGCAGGCAGTAGCCGCCCTGGACGGGCAGCTGACGCAACGCACCTGCTATCCCGAAATTGGCCTGGCGGTGGTGCGCACGCCCGCGCCGGTACCGTACTACGCGCTGTTCGGCCCCACGGCGGGCTTCGACTGGGTGCTGAGCCTCTACGACGGGCAGCGCTACGAGCTGGAAGCCAAGTACACGACCTGGATTGACCTTGCCAGCCGGCCCACGCTGCCGCGCCTACCCCTGGCCGCGCTTGCCAACCGCCTCAACGAGCTGGAAACCAGCGCCTACCGCTGGGCCGCCGACCCGCTCACCGATACCGGCCCGCTGCTGCGCCTGGTCGCCCGCCGCCTCACCAAAGTCGAGCGCTACGCCGACCCCGACGGGCGGCCCATTTATGCCTCTTCGCTGGCCGCCGGGGCAGTGGAGGCCGAGGTAGTAGCGTTTTTGCGGGAGGGCTACGCTGGGGTAGAGGCCAAGAACTACTGGACCTGGGCCGAGGTGAGGGGGGTAGGGAATGGATACTAA